aattaaatgcaaAAAGTTAATAACAAAAATCAAGATACCATCTAGTATTTTGTGGAAAAATTAGAGATGAAAATAtgcatttgatttttttttttctcttcaataATTTTCTTTGCTGCTACGGAGGTTgtgttaatattaaaaataagagaaataatTATCTAGATCCCCTCTACTATGGAACAAGAGATTTTCAAGATATATTACGTTATTTAGACAATTTTAATAGGatttatttagattaatttaattatatgttaaatttttttcatttcagaattttaaattgtgaaaattattaaaattatatattttttattattttttatattaatttctgTATGATgaacaataaattattataatatccgGTTAAAAAAATATGGAGTTTGAAACTTTTTTATTGATTATGGCTTACTTTTTTATTTGTCGATTATAGTTAATATAATCTGAAATTTGTTACTCttgtaaattgaattaaaattttcaattaaaatattaattttttcaatgaaaatctatttttttatataaataaaataatgtatttGAAATCTAATCGAATCGagactaaatattaaaaacatgTTAAATCAAGTTGAGACTAAATATTAGAACCATGTTTTTTAACAGACTTTTTTTTTCAATCCATTTTAGAATCAAATCTGTTCGGATCACGGCCTGAACTGAATAGCCTATTTTTGATGGCGCTAATTGTATTGTTGTCCTTTATTTTTTGTCTGGACTATTTTCTGGAGTTAAGAGGTTTTATTTTTGGGTTACTTGACCCAAAGACTTGTGTCTATATGAGCTTGTACCCTTGTTTTTAGGCCAAACTTATATCCTGCATCGTTTACTCCTTGTTTGAAATGCCAttttttgtataaaaaaattatgaaataatacaattcttctatttaattttttaaataaagtaataataaatttaaattaatttattctctttattatccttattatttttaaaccaaatataaatatttatttactaaataagaattatttttatcatattaaaaatatttttaaacatcattataatatttttacaatatttaatatctaaactttacataatttttttaccattaaaaattttaaattaagatggAAAACcttttataaacaattaaaaaataatataaataaatttttaataattaatacttaacattaaattaaattttaaaaataaagttattaagtaacaaaacataaacaaatttgaagttaaaataaattaaaaaaaagaaatacaagGAAAGGAAAATGGAGTTCTGAAGGCTATTTAAGTAATTTTGATACAAATAACCTTAATTGAAATTATTTCTTCAAAATCAATTCTCCTAAaaattcaagagaattgaatttttatattcttgttaaacacaaaaattaagaaaaataattatatatttatttgtaaatgtttaattttgaaaagtagaaaaaaattatatatttttataaataagcttttataaatatatcttaaaaatagctcttttattatattaattcaaataagaactgattttaaaaaagaaaataagaactaatttaattaatacttttttattactttatttcataaaatttttagctaattaaaattaaaagaattgaaaaaattttgccaacaaaattaaagaattgacaaaattttaattgaataaagtaataaaatagtaattgaattagtttaaattagtgaagaaattttaaaattgaattataattgacaaaaattaaaaagatttggatttttttttattatcaaagtTCATCCAAATCAgtaatcaaatattaaataatattttcaatgcCACAACAGTATTTATACTAATAAttctaattttcaattttaaataatggctaaaattaatataaatttctaaaattagattaaaattgCTGAAATTAAAACAGTCCCCTATAATGACAAAGGCCCTAGAGATAGTTTAGAGTTTTGTTGGCGCTTAAATAAAATagacaaaatatttttcacaatatTCAATTCacgtttataattaattttaaattttaatttaatttattatttattttaattaaattaaatttttaattttaaaaattttaattattttaatttattttaatatcaataaataaattaaattaaattaattattaataataatatattattttttataatataaaaattaaattataaaaaaaattaaaatattttaattaaattttaaagtattaaaaataaaatataaaaaagagtaCAAAGATTGAAAGAAAAGTAAAGACCCATCACTTAACAGACCATAATATATATAAGAAATCAATGAACCAACATTGAAGTGACTACGAAATGTTAAGCTTTCCAAGACCCAAATCCTCCTTGTAGAGTTTCCAGCGAACATTAGCTAATGCAAGTTTCTCTTGAGCTCCAACCCAATTCACATTAGCTTGCTTGATTTCACTTTCTAGTTTTTTCCATTCTTCTAAATCTTTGGAAACTTCTTTATTGCTTTTctccaactcaaccaaaacagaCTTCTTATGAGCAACAACATCCTCCTTCTGTTTAATTAAGAGTTGAATTTGAGCCtctaatttttcttcttctgttGAAAGTCTTAAGAATTCAGCATCTTTGGAACTTAGCTCCTCATGTGTCTGTGCCAATTTTGCATCAAGTTCATCAGTTTTCCCTGACAGAGATGTTCGACGAGCTTGAGCAGTTTCTGCAGTGGTTATAACCATAGGAGCACTCTCTTTAAATTCTGCTAAGCAAGAAAGAAGACCTTGCAAAATTGTCTTCTCATTCAAATCCttactatgttgaatgagtgtAAGGATAATTCCCTCAATATTGCCATAGGCATTAGCAAGTTGTATAGCCTCTAATGGCATATTAAGGAACCCTTTTAATGCTTCTTTTTGTTGCTGAACATCAGGTTTAGATGCTTGATTTGACATGGAGGTTTCGCTGCTCATAGTTCTAGTCCTGCTTGCAAGTTCTGTCAAGAGACCTTTAGATGTTGCATGCACATCTTGGGAAGATTTTACAGGCTCAGAGGGAGGATCCTGCCATGCAAACAAAACAGATACTGAAACTTTAAAATATCAGTTTTAGCTGACAAAGGCAAAACATCTGTGTAGTTTTCTATTTTAGTAGTACTGTAGAAGGCGGAGGAATCAGCCTCTTCTTCCTGAACCGATGAACTGCTCACCCTAAAAATAATTACCTTTGGAGGAATCTTTGTCTCAACAGTCACTGAAGGAGGAGGTGATGATTTGATGACTTCCTTATCGCTGGTGGGAGTAGCAGCAGCTTGAATGCCTTCTTTGGTCTGGTTCAGTGGTTTAGTGTCTACTTTTGCTTTAGTGTCAACTACTTCTTTTTCAGATGAAGGAACCTGGCTTGTTGGTGGTGCAGCCACTGGCTCAGATGGTTTAGTTTCATCCTTAGCCTCTTCCTTTTTAGGTTCAGGCTTTGAGTAATGGTTGACACTACGAACAAGAATCTCAACTTCAAGTATAAGGGTGTCGCCCACAAGATAACCTTCAGCAGAATTTTTTATCTTGCTAAGAGGAATAAAAGATGTGTAACCCCAATTTGTATAAAATGCTTTGAATACATTTTGTGCATCTGCAAAACAAGAGAGGAAAAGACAATGTTATGGGCATTCTTAGCACAatctaaaagttttaatttttagactaAATTGAGATTAAATTGACAATTTTAggttaatttgaataaaaatgtaaaatggGCTGAATTAAACACACTCAATAAATATAGGggtgaaattgaaaatttaatcttttttatttaGACAAGGATAGATAAACAGATAAATATTGGTGTGTATATGTAAATATGCTAAATGAGAGTACCTCCTCCTCTTCTAACAGTCAGACTgttattgatttgattaataactGCAAGGCTAAATTTTGCATCTCTGCTCCATCCTTGCGCCAAACTTGTTGAGTCAGCGACTTCCAAGTATATTGACAAATAATCCACTTTATTTCCTTTGGGGTAAACACTCAAACACCTGCCAAAAAgtgaaaagagaaaataatatttacacgacataatatgaaaatattatattaaatatatcaaaatcTACATGAgatctttaaaaatatatatactaattatttgtcattcaataaatttattagtaaattttttaaaatattaaaaatattttttaaaattataaaaattaattaatcaattttccATTTTAACCTCAATTGCATcagaaagataaaaataaataaataaataataatttgaggAGAAGAGATGAAGGATACCATTGACAACCGCCAGCATAGAAAACCTCAGAATAAACTTTTTGAGTCAACGTGGAGAAATTGTTAATTCTCCATGTGAATTTAAATGGAGTTGCATCCCCCATGTTAATTGCTCTAATTCctgcataataaaaaaaattcacttttattatttaaaataaaaaaatcaattctttttaattttaaaaattttcattttaaaaaaaattaaaatcttatataattttataaaaatttatttaaataaatgggACAAAGTTAATtgttttgataataataataaatcaatgCAAATAATCctaaatagttataattataaaatattttgataataatGACCGTTGGACCACTGTGACTCAAATCGTAGTCAAATTTTATAGGAGATTGAGGCCTATGACTTATTAAAATCCACTATATAAATTAGCCCATTAGTGCGCAATTCAATTCATGATCGAGTAGGCCGGATTGATCGGAATCCGAACTCATTAAAGAGGGATCCAACTCATTTGACACGCGACGGAACAGTAGGGAAATGGACCTACTATACCACGGTCCTATCAGTACGAGTTCCaaaagagaattaaatggtGGTTTGATGATGGTGAAAAGATAAGTACATCCGTATATACGACTTTGTATGATAGCGACAGATAATATAGTAATACGATGGCGATTATGCGTCATTAgtcgataaataaaaaaaataaagaaaaaaggtGTGAATCACTTAGATTAGACTCATTCACACAGAAAAAAATCCTATCTTCTTTTGGATCATCTTATTCtcgatctcagatcatcaaataatataaaatttttctttttttctcatagaaaattattatatacagTAATGATGTACAAAATATATAGATTTTAATTAtccattataataaaatacacatAAAAGTCATTGTGATTAAtggatttaataaaattattacacatataataataataattttgaaatttctcCTTTCGTAGGCTATAAATAAGAAATAATGAAATAGTTTATAGAGAAATTTAAGAGGATCAaacaaagaaaaacataaataccTTGAATGATTGGGTGAGAGTGTTAGAAGGAAGACAAGTTCTTGAAAATCAGATActgcaatatatatatatataaaataaagacAAGCCTCAATTACTTGTAAATTTATCTTTTCATATTCTGACCCATCTCTTACTTTTCAATTTCcatgattctttcctttttatatCAAGGAATTACTTGCACAGTGTGTGTGCTTTATTcccttcctttctttccttaattatcctataaactttttataatttataatgtggtttttcaaatttaataaaattcaaaatttatacccgcttgtttaaaaaaaaaagtatatttaaaaatatttttcatggaaaatatatttttatattttttatagaaaatatta
This sequence is a window from Manihot esculenta cultivar AM560-2 chromosome 4, M.esculenta_v8, whole genome shotgun sequence. Protein-coding genes within it:
- the LOC122723491 gene encoding MATH domain and coiled-coil domain-containing protein At3g58270-like is translated as MGDATPFKFTWRINNFSTLTQKVYSEVFYAGGCQWCLSVYPKGNKVDYLSIYLEVADSTSLAQGWSRDAKFSLAVINQINNSLTVRRGGDAQNVFKAFYTNWGYTSFIPLSKIKNSAEGYLVGDTLILEVEILVRSVNHYSKPEPKKEEAKDETKPSEPVAAPPTSQVPSSEKEVVDTKAKVDTKPLNQTKEGIQAAATPTSDKEVIKSSPPPSVTVETKIPPKDPPSEPVKSSQDVHATSKGLLTELASRTRTMSSETSMSNQASKPDVQQQKEALKGFLNMPLEAIQLANAYGNIEGIILTLIQHSKDLNEKTILQGLLSCLAEFKESAPMVITTAETAQARRTSLSGKTDELDAKLAQTHEELSSKDAEFLRLSTEEEKLEAQIQLLIKQKEDVVAHKKSVLVELEKSNKEVSKDLEEWKKLESEIKQANVNWVGAQEKLALANVRWKLYKEDLGLGKLNIS